Within Marmota flaviventris isolate mMarFla1 chromosome 13, mMarFla1.hap1, whole genome shotgun sequence, the genomic segment CTCACCCCCACACACCCTATGACCTCCAGCCACCTGAGGGGACATTCTGAAGCTTCAGGAGGGTGAGTAGAGGCAAAGAGGGGATAAGCTGCCAGGGATCCTGCCTCCTAGGAGTAGGTTTAAGGCCCCAGACTGGCACCCATCATATGGCTGGGCCTGAGCCAGGCCTGACAAGCCCCTGTCTCCTCACTAGTCACAGACATAGCCTCCCCTTCTGTGTCACATACAGGAACATAcccttcctgcctctcttctCCCCATGCATGGTCAGAGGCCTGAGTGGGTGGGACTCTGAAGGAAGCCAGGCTTCCCACCCACAGACACACAGTGAAACCAAGACAAACTTTGtcttggctgggggtggggagctaTGGAGTGATGATCAGCCCAGCCTTGGCTCCCCAGGAAGCAGGACAGGTCCACAGATTGTGCCACAAGTCTGGGCCAGACTCCTTGAACAGACCAGGTTGGTGCAGGCTGGGCTTCTAATGAGGGATGAGAACTGTGCCCAAGTCTAGAATGTCTTCCAGCAGAGAAGGGTACCTGGGGGGCTACTGGCCAAAGCTCTCTAGCTGGCTGAGGAGACTGAATCTGCATGCGGCACGCTTAACATCTGGGCTCCAGTTTGGACAGCAGATCCAGTTCCTTACCTTGGCCCAAGTGAGGTAACTAGCCCATTGTCCCCTGCTCCTGCTGGGCCTTTCAGGATACACTCTCAGGCCCCTCCTGGGTCATTGGAGGCactgtaacaaattgccacaaactgTTGGGTTTGTGCCTTCTGGTTTAGTTCTGAGGACAAGGTTTGTCTTGGTTTCACTGGGCTAAAAGCAGAGTGTGAGCAGGGCTGTTCCCTCCCACCCTCGAAAGAATACACTTCCCTGCTCTTTGCAGCCAGAGCTGCCCCGGTGCAATCCTTGGCTAGggcttcttcctttttcttcaaagagagagagacaaatcCCTGTCTCTGGTCTTCCTCTTCATCAAGGAGGACCAACTGATCAGAATGAGAGACCTCTGAACTTCTCTGGGTACTGATTCTGTGGACCCCACTGCCACTCAGCCTGGTTTCCAGGAGAAGAAGGCAGGACAGCTAAGTACAAGTTAGTGGTGGCCCATATAGCAGCATCCACTACACCTCCCCTTACCTCAGGTGAAATGGTGAAGGTGGCTTCAGGTATAGGAGAGTTTTCCACCCAATGTCACCATCTGGGACATCCAGCATGAGACCAGGACCAGGCTGCAGTAGCCATAGGTCCTCCTGGCCACTACAGCTGCAGGAGAAGTGGCCAGGGACATGGGCTTGCAGCTCAGTTGGACTCTTGGCCAGGACACATCTCTGGGTCCAATGCAGGAGCGACACTTGCTGGCCCGATGACTTTCTGCAGGAGGTGGGCAGCAAACCTTTTCCTTATGAACATGACACGTCCTGGGGGCCACAATCAGGAGGAGTCTCCCACTCCTCCCCGCCACTGCCCCAGTTATGCGGCTCTTCTTGAAACGGGACTGTGTCTACCTCTGGTCCAGAGCTGGAGCCCACACTGGTTTCGACGCACAAGATGTAATTATTGAGAGCCCTAAAAGAAACGCCGAAGACCGGGAGGCCCAGGACAGAACCCGGGTGTGGGTCGTTTCCGCAGGGACTGGGTGAGGGGCAGGAGGTGGACCTTCCGTGACTCTGGGGGATTTCGAACAGGAATTTCCCGAAGCCACAGGAGGCCTCGGAAACTCCGTGTCTGAGGGCGGAAGCGGCAGGATGGGGCGCAGTGGGGGGTCCCACACTGCCCCGCCCCTCTACGGGGCTCGCTCGGGCTCGCTGTCCCTCGCCGCGAGCCCGGACCTCCGCCGCCGGGGCTTCCCCGCGGGCAGCAGGCCCCGCCCAGCGGGCAGTGGGCGGAGCTCGACTGTGAGGCGGGGCGCCGGCGGGGCCTGAGTCGAGGGGCGGAATCTgcctgcggggcggggcggggcggagtTCGGGCCGCGTGGCTCCGCCCCGGGGGCGGGGCCCGGCCGCCTGCCGCAGCTGCGTTCCACCCTTCCGGCCCCGCGTTCTACCAGCTGCTCCTACTTTCCGCCCGACGCCCGCTAGAGGCGGACCGCCGCCGCGTTCCTTCCTCGCGCGGCCCCAGCGGCGCCCAAGCCCGCAATGTCCGGCCCCAACGGGGACCTGGGCATGCCGGTGGAGGCGGGCGCGGAAGGCGAGGAGGATGGCTTCGGGGAAGCAGGTGATCCAGGGGGCTGCAGGGACGGCCTTTGCTTTTCCAGGGGTGCCCTCCTGGGAGCGGGCACGGGTCGGGGATGAGCTTTTGAAGGGTCAGAAGAGCCCGCTCCACCCGGCCCTGGGTGAATCCCGAACTGTAGGCGCCGGCTCGGAGGTGCAGGGCGAGCACCGGTGAACGGATCCCTGGGAACCGCAGCATTGGGAGAACCGTGGGCAACCAGCCccgttttacagatggggaaacggAGGCAACTTGAGGGGCTCGCCCATTTGGAATTTGCTCCAGCCACTTCCTTCGCCCCCGCGGGCGGGGCCGAGTTTGGCGGGCTTGGCTCTACCGGAGCGACTCATTGGGGCTTTGCTGAGTCAGGACCCCCAGCCATCTGGCTTTGCTGGGGTAACCTGCCTCCAGAGCATCCTGTTGTGTGCAGAGCACTGTGGGAGGGCCGGAGAATCATCAGTCCGGGGCTGTTTCCCCCTCTATAATGTAGGAATAATGATTCAGTGTCGCCTGCATTGAGATGGGTCAGGAGTAAAGGAAAAATTGAATGGAAAATGCTTAGCGCTTTCCATAAGGCAGGTATTCATTCAGTAAGTGGTTATTATGGTCGTTTTCTTTAGTGTAGTAAGGATTGGTGTATTAACAGGATTTTGTAAATGTGGGGTAAGGATGGAGTATGCTTTTTTTGTTACAGCTTTATTGAGCTATAATTCACAGTTTCAggattttagtatattcacatagTTGTGCATTCATCACAATAGcttagaacattttaatcaccTAGGGTCTTCTTTTAACAAAGGTACAAGGCCATTCACTTAGGGGACAAGCAGTGGGCTACTAGGCTTGCACTGTTGACCAAACAGTGTGGTTACTGCTGGTAGCCCTGTTGGGGGTATCAGGAAGGGCCTCCCAGAGATTACATTTAAGTGAATGTTGGCAGATTCACAGGACAGTGGGGAGAAGCCAAGTCCTGGAAGACTGCTAAGTACCCTTGTTACAGATAGCTGGCCTGGAGTGGTGTGGAGACACCCACCTCCCCCATTCCTTTTTCCAGTTTGTCTCTGACACAGTGCAAAATATTTATGGTAATGACTGCCTGTGGCCAGACCCTAtctgagcttttctttttttgtgtgctcTGCAGGGGGAGTcagacccaggacctcatgcatgctatgcaagcactcttgTGGCTGACCTCTAGATACATTTGAAAACTTGTTTCTTAGCCCCTTTTCCAGAAGGGAACTGTAGTGACTGCAGTAACCCAGAGAGCTGGAACTCAGACCCAAGGGCCCTGATCCCCAAGTCAGAGCTTCAGTGGTCACCAACCAGCTGTACGACCCTTGGCTGGTTCCTTTCTTCTGAggcttcagtttccccatctgtaccATGAGTGGAATGGACTTTAAGATCAGCAGATTCCCAGGACTCTTGTCTCTGAGGGGTGCCCATTCCCCAGAATGCAGGCACATTTGCACCCCCAGTCCAGACACTCCTGGGCCCTGGCCTTTTCCATCACCACCAGCTGCTTCTCCTCTGGTCCCAGACTGGCAGCTGAGTGCATCTGAGTCATGGGCTGGCTCAGAACTGGGTCCCGCAGTGGGCACAGGCCCAGACCTTGGGTCCTCAGGGACACTGCGTTGCAGAGAGGCAGGTCAAGAGTGGCAGTAGAGGAGTGAGTGCCAGGTTCTAGTGGAGACTAGGGAAGACATCTGGGAGGCTGCATTTTGAGCTGGTCCTTGAAGGGTTGTTGTGGCTGAAGCATTGTAGGTGACAGAGACAGTTGAGCAAAGGCAGAGGTGGGGTCAGAGCTTCTtccactcactcattcattcattcaacgaACGCCTACTTTGTCAGTGAGGGCACTGGGAAGACAACAGCAAACACAAGACCAGTCACCTCTCAAGGAGCTTTATTTGAGTGGGCGACACCCACCACACAAAATAATCACAGCAGTCAGTCCTGAGGGGAGGCCATGGAAGTGAGCAGAGGCAGGCTGGGGGATCAGGACAGGGGACTGATCTGGTCTGGGACACTGGGAAGAGTCCCTGTGGTGTCATCCATACTGAGTCTTCAAGGGTGAGTGGGACTCAtcagggagaagaggaaaggaagataGGAGGAACCCACACACCCCAGATAGAGGCACAGCACATTcaaagggcctgaggtgagaGGATAGGAGAAGACTTGGGAGATAGGGCTAGAGAGAAGATCAGGGGCCGGGTCCCATTCCAGAGCCTGGGAGAGTCCTCTGGGTGTTTTGTCCTGAAGGCagagggagacagggaagggCTAGAGAATAGGGCCTGCCTGGGACAGAGGCGTTGATTGCTCTAATCAGGAATGTGGGCTCTAGGCAGCTGCTGAAGGAAGGGCAAGGATGCTTGGTACCGGGCAGGAGCTCCCAGGCAGGACACTGGCTGATTGCCCTGCgaccaccctaaccctagaaagaAAGTTGGTGCGCTAAGGTTTTATCTCTTCAAAGCCTCTTTTGGGCTGTCTACCCATTTCCAGATAGtgacactgaggctcagaagtAGGGACTTGCCCCAAGCCCTTTTGGAGTCAGCTGGGGGGCAGTGGGGTGTGAGTCCTGAGGAAACACAGGAACTTGGCTGTTTTCCCCCTTCTTCCCAGAGTATGCGGCCATCAACTCCATGTTGGACCAGATCAACTCCTGTCTAGACCACCTGGAGGAGAAGAATGACCACCTCCATGCCCGCCTTCAGGAGCTGCTGGAGTCCAACCGGCAGACGCGCCTTGAGTTCCAGCAGCAGCTCGGGGAGACCCCTGGTGATGCCAGCCTCTAGGCGGCACACGCCCCGCCAGGCCCCAGTCCTGCCTGTCTGGGCCAGACCAGCCGAGCACTCACCACCTGGCTTAGACACCTTCTCACGGTCTGGCCTTTGGGTCTCCTGGTGGGTCTGTCACTGGGCCAGCCCCCACTGCCCAGCATCCTTCCTGGGGCCAAGTGGGGACCTGCAACCCCGCCACTTGCCTGCCTGCCCAGCTCCTGagtcctcctctcctcccaggaTCGAGGGTCCACATTAAACGGGTCCCCCATACCACTGTGCCCCTCTTCTCTGTGTGCTGGGATGAGGACTTCAGTGGCCACTGGAGGGGAGTGGGGTGGTCAAGGCGTCTGGGCACATCTGCCAGGGGTGGGGTTTGTGGCCATGTTGGACTGGAGGGTGCAGTGAGGTTGGGGCCTCCTCCCTACTTGGTGTGTCCCTCCCTGGCCAGCAGCTGCTTCCCAGCCTGGCTGACATGCAGTGGTGGCCCAGTGGTCCAGTGGTGCTGGACATGCCTGTGGCCCTGTGGCATGCACTCAGCCTCCCAGTGTACCGGGCCTTTAACAAGACAGCTGGGACCAAGACAGGCTGCGTGACCTTGGCATTGTCCTGCTCCTGGCCTGAGTCTCCCCAGCCGGCCACTAGCAGGCTGGACTGGTTGCCTGTCTCTAAGGGTCTTCTTAAGAGAGAAGACAGCAGAACTCAGGAGCCAGTGTGGTGTGGGTCCCCTCCTGATGGTCCTCCTAGCGCTGCCTGGCTGGAGGCCAGCCCTGCTGAGGAACCAGGAACTCAGAGCCACAGTGCCTGAGGGGCAAGGACCCCCACACCTGCACCTCAGCTTCCACGAGGTCCAGCTAGAGAGGCCAGCGTGGGCATCAAGCTCACACCTGGGTCAAATCCAGGCCACTTGCCAGCTCTGTGACCTTTGGCAAGTCACTTGACCTTgctaggcctcagtttcttcatctataattTGGAAGTAGCCACATGACCACCTTCTAGGGTGACAGTGAAGTTTAGAAACCACTTTCCTAACCCTGATAACATTATTAAGAGGGAAACAGGCTTAGAAAGGTCAAGTGCCTCATGAGTCCCTGGTTTTCAGGGAGCCTGTCATTGGTCTCCCCGTTCTGCCCCGACATGGTCCCCAGAGAGGCTGGGCCCTGGTTAACGGCCTAGCCGGGATGCCCCCTTCCCCTGTTCACCAGACAGAAGTGCTGGTGGGAACTGCATCACCAAAATGACCTTCTTTTATTGGATTTTGAGTAAAAACACCAACCACGTCAAAGTTATGCATATACACTCCTAGAAAGCATTAGTAGATAGGGACCCAGAAGGGTCTAGGCTCAGGTTTTGAGGCGAGTTGAGCGCCGGGGAGGGGGTGGAGGGTTGGGGGGTTGAGCTGTCACCTTGCTGGTGGTTTTGGCCACGTCCTGGGTTCTGGGCTGGCTGGGTGGGCGGCCGCTACCGCCATGGGAGGTGAACAGTGCAGTCAAAGCATTCCGGGCATTGATGGCGCACCGACGGCTCACGGGccgggaggtggggctggggttcttGGCTGCCTTGTATTTCTGGATACAGAGAATGCCAGAGAAGTCAGGGCTCCCTGCCTATCTGGGGTGCTCCCAGCCAGCAATTCCTTCCCCAGCCCCGAGCAAGACAGCATCACTGCTGTGTGACCCCATGTAATACTGTCAGCCTCTCTGGGCCAGGGCTCTGAAGTTAATAGCCTGGCCCTCAGCAGCCCCCAGAACCATAATAGAAAGAGCCCAGCTCCATACCAGCTTGGATTTCCTCCTAGTTGTGTGAGTGTGCTGGGGCTGAGGCTAAGCATAAGAGAGGTGGCCACTGACCATCCCCATCAGCTTGGTCAGAGGCTGGGGCCctgggaagggcagggtgggAGGATGTTCAGCTCACCTGCAGGTTCTCAAAGTGGGCCAAGGACTTGCAGTGGGAGAGCTGTGCGCCCGAGTTGCTGTGGTAGAACTTGTGGCAGATGCGGCACACGTAGCCCATCACAGGCACCAGGAAGTCCACGCCTGAGGGACAGACAGCAGGGTCCACACACATCCCCGGAACCAGCCAGGTGTCCGCCCTCCCTAGGGGCCCATTTGCTCCCCACCTTCTAGGCAGGAGTAGAAGAGCCAAGAAAAAGCAGGGCATAGGCTGTCTGGCCAGAGTGTCTGGGCTGGCATCTGGGGGTGCCGGGAGGCCGAGCCCCAGCAGCCCCTGCGTGCAGGCCCAGGGCCGGGCTCTTACCGTATGCAGTGTTGGGGCTGTAGGTCTCCGAGCCCTTCCACTCCTCTATGGATATATCTCTGGACCTCACCTGGAGACATGCAAGCGTGTACCTTGAATTTGACTCCCTGAGACCCCTCCCAGATGCAGGTCAGTAGCCTGGAGCCCACCCATGTCCTCAAATGCAACATCCCCTGGACTTCCAGGCTGTTGTGGGTGGCATCTGCTGAGCCTTGACATGCTCCTCTTGCTCCCAGAGGCCCTGCTGGTTTGTGTTTTCTAGCCTCCACTCAATCGGTCCCCTCCTCCAGGCAGCCCCCCTGCTCCTGCTGTGGCGTAATCCACACCAAGTCTGCTCAACACAACGTGTCACCCATGACAGCCCTCTATGGTTGCACCCATTTCACATTAGAGGACACTGAGGCCCTGGAGACATAACTCACTTGCTGGTTTGTGGAGGGGTGGGGTGGTGAACCCCGGGAGCTCAAATCAGAGTCCAAACTCACCTGTGAGCCCCGCCAGCTTCCCGAGTTCCTGTCCAAAACTACAGTGACCTCGGTCCTGAGGTGGGTTTCAGATGGGGTTCAAGGACCCGCATCTCACCTACTAGACCTGAGCCCCTCTCGTAAGAGGCCATTGTCTCTGGCCCCGTGGGCCCTTGTGTCTGCAGCGCCCGCCCACTCACCAGGCAAAGAGTGCCAGGAGTGACAACCAACCCCTCTGACATGCGCCTTTCCGGGGATCACCCTGGACTGTAAGGGGGACAACCAGGCAAGGACCAGGCCGTGGTCCTCACCTGTCCCTGTGTCTAGCACCAGAGCCCAGCTCAGAACAGGGGACCGGAAACATCTGTTAAACTGGGACGAATCCAATTCTTTGCAAGATTCTGCAACGAATCTGATTCTCCCGGGAGGCAGCAGAACTGGGCCAGCAAAGGCTCGGGCTGCAGAGACCCGCTTCATGTCATCCAATAAGATGAAATGCCAGGACGGAGCATGGTGCCTGCCCAGCGCGGCAAACAGGAAGTGCTCGAGAAATGTCAGCTGCTAACGTCATCACTGTCGCCTTACACTGAGTCCTGCACACTACCTAGCTGCTGCCTCTGCCTTTCCCGACTCTGTCccaccctttcccttcctccacaCAGGCCAGCCTCCCAGAGCCCTGCATGCTCCACCTGCCACTCAGCAGTTAGCCTGATGCATATGGACAGATACGAATAATAGGGTTCATAATAAATTGTGGCCAGGTATGGTGGAGCAAGCCTAcgatcccagagacttgggaggctgaggcaggacaatcccaagttcaaggccagcctgggcaacttagtgagaccctgtctcaaaataaaaagggttgggaatgtaggtcagtggtaaagtgctcctgggttcaagcccagtATCTTCCCcaccacacatacaaaaaaacaacttGGCATTCATTAATTTCTACAAATGCCAGCTCACAACCAGGCCCCCAGGGGTGGAGCGAAGACCCCCTAACTGACTCCCACAGCCCACCCTAAGCACCTGCTTGCAGAATTCCTCCTCAACCTcaatctcttcttcttcttcttcatcctcctcctcctcttcttcatcacCCTCAAAACAACCCACGGCATCCACCGTGATGAAGTGGTCCTCGTCTTGGCCAGCTATCTCCTTCTCGAGCGTCTTCAGCTGCCCAGGGGAGTAGGTGAGGGGCTCAGGTCAGTTCTGGGCAGCCACGATGCCACACACCCCTCAGTGAATCCCTCTGGGACTGCTATGGATTAGGCTGGGATAAACCTCAacctgctgtgtggccttggccaAGGCTCTGTACCTCTCTGGGCCCATGTCCTCTGGGAAGGGTGTGATTACCTCCTTGGCCTTGTCCTTGTGCCCCTGGGACTTCACATGCTCTACAAACTTGCGAGGAGTCTTAAAGTAGCGGTTGCAAATGGTGCAAAAGGGTCGCAAAGACTGTTTGGCGATCTGGGGAAAGAAGAGCAAGCCATGTGGGGTAGGCAGTGTCCCCACGTGCAAGCCCCTGACTAGTGACCAGGCAGTGCCCAGTAAGGCTTCACCTATCATCCATAAAAGCAAGGCCCACCACATCTATAAAAAGCCAGTGAGGCTCTGCCCCTGCCCTGGAACACACAAAACCATATCTCTCCCCTGTGTGGTGAGCACTGAGATGGGATGGCAGGTGGCAATGGAGGAGGACAGAGACAGGACACAAGGGAGCCGCCAGAGGACCCCTATGCCCATGGAGGAATGGCAGGGTAAGCTGGTGCCACGCCCACAATGGACAGATGGGGAACCTGGAGCCCAAAGAGGAAGCATGGTCGGCTTGTCAGAAGCCACGCTGATGGACAGACACACGGAGACAGACACTAACTCTCTGCTGGCATCCTggctcccctccccagcctcgcGCGGAGGAGAGGCGGTGCCTTCGAGGCATGCAGCCCTTCTACCTTGTGGTCCTGCGTCCTGCGGTGCTGGATCAGGTCCCCCGTGTAGTAGACCTGGCAGGTGTTGCACCAGCGTCTCGGTGGAGGCTCTCTGGTGACAATCCAAACAAGCACAGTGTGACACTATGTTCTGGTGGGAAAGACACCAGCTCTCCCAAGCGCTCCATGGATGTGATAcaactcaggggctggggtgtggctcagtggcagggtgtcCTTAGCCCTGCTTCAAACCCAAGGGAAGAGTGGGGAGGGCCAGGACTAGGCCCTAGGGTCAATGGCtcgcaccaccaaaaacaaacaaaacaaaaaaacccacaagtgTTCCAAGTTAGTGAAATTAAGGGCTctacaaaataagcaaatttaCATCAGTTTTGGGGGATGTAAGAACCTAGCCCAACATCCACTGATGAAGTCGTGCTCAGACTGTGAGGCAGAGGGCTATTTAGAGGCACAAAAACTGTTCACTACCTCGTGCAGGATGATTCTGCTTTCTACTTTTTAAGAGGTAAACACAGATAGGATCATGGAAGGAGGCGGGGGCCAAGAGACAATGTTTATCTCTGGGCGATGGGATTATGGGAGATTTTTATCTtcttgtgtgtgcgtgtgtgcgcgtgtctctgtgtgtgtgttcttgtattttcaaaatgttaactgAAGCCAGGTGCGATGgtcccgcctgtaatcccagcaatttgggaggccgaggcaggaagatcacaagtgtgaggccagcctgggaaacttggtgaggtcctgtcccaaaaataaaaggggctggggctgggcctcagtGGGAGgccccctggttcaatccctggtaccaagagaaaaaagaaaacagggagacGGCTCGGCTCCTGCGGACACAGGTGCTGCCTTTTGCCAGGTCACTGTGTGCAGAAGCTGGGGCAGTGGGTAGTCTGGCGCCTACAGGAGACGGAGCTTCTCTATAAAATAGTGTCCCCTGGATCCTCCTTCGGTAGCCTGTCCTGCATATGCAATTTTAATCTGACACGTTTCAGGTTACCGCAAGCTCCCTGCAGACCTTCCTATTAGTGGGAGGCCGCCGTTGGTCTAGCCCAGCCCCAGCTTGGATGTTTGGTGGTTCCCAGTTCCATTCTTTCGCCATTACATTAACTGCAAAGAACACCTCTGTGAGCTCCCTTCTCCTGTGATTGTCATTATTCACCTACAGATAAAACCACGGAAGAAAGTGCTTCTCAGGGAGAACCTGCTAACAGAGACATGAGCTGCCCGTGGAGGCACAGCCACCTAGCTTCTGGTCACATGAGGAATGAAAGCAGGGGCCAATCAAGAGCCCTTCTTGTCCCTCGTTCCAGCCTGGGGAGGTTCGAGCTGCAACCTGGGTACACCTCTGACCCCTGACTGAAGGGGCCTCTCGGGTTTGTTTGAATTCTGAATGAGCAGTTAACATTTTGAAATGGGGTGGTGTCACACGCCATCTGGGTTTCTAGATTCTCCTGAAAAACTAGGAGACCTTGAGCTGAGAGGCAGCTGTCCTGTAGACAGAGCCCATGTCCTGCAGTGGCCCAAGCCAAAAGTCCTGCTTCTCTGATGACACCTGCCAGCCCCTGCAGGTCTGTGATGGCTGCTGGGTCCTGACAGCTCCTGCAGCTTCCCCCAGCCCTTCTCACCCCAAGCACTAGTCCCAGAGCCAGGAGGGGGGACATTTCTGACCTCATGATGAGAGGGGGACACAGAAAACCCTCATGTCAGGCCACAAGATGACCTCATCCTTACCACTGGATCCCCAGAGTTGAGGTCACACAGGCCAGGGGGGCAGGGCTCTGTGCCACAACTCACCTCCCTTCTACATGGTTGGTCACACTGTTCTTGACTGGATGAAACCTTAAGAAATTGTCAAGAATTCCTGAACCCAACCCTCATCGGGCCATTTTTCAGATGGGGAAAACTAAGGTCCAAGGTCATTGAGTTAAAGGAGCCTCTGGGGAAGGACAATGCTTAACCCAAAGGCAGATTTTGCAGAGGACAGATTTAGGGCTGGGCCTGTGAGACTGCCCACCCCCCAGCACTACCTCGTGCAAGATGAttctgctttttactttttaagaggTAAACACAGATAGGCTCTTGGAAGGAGGTAGGCCTTCTCCCACTcactcctcttctctctccaggACGTCCCGGGGCATGGGCAGCAGGGACAGGAGACAGGCTTGGCTCATGTGCTGGATCTCCCCAAGCCGCTGCTGGTGCTGAGCCTCCGACAGGTGGTCCTGGAATTCCTGTAGCATGAAGGAGCCAGGCATGGGCATGGGGGGTGGGCCCCAGAACATGGGCAAGGGCAGGCCAAAGGGGATGACTCCAGCCTGACTTCACGGCCAGCCTGCCATCTCAGTGAGGTCATTTCTTTTACAAAACAGCCCTGCCGGCCAGAGCAGGGACACTAAACTGAGCAGAGAACGAGTATACACACAAGCCAGGTTTACGCCCTGGGGCAGGGCTGGTGAGCCCAGTGCCCACCCTGTGGCAGCGGTGGAAAGGGCAGTCTGTGCAGGCCGTGGAGACCCCCACCCTTCCTGCCCACCGCCCTTCCCACGGGCCCAGCTCTGAGCACCTGCTGGCTGGTGCAGCTGGCCTTGCAGATGTAGCAGAAGAACTGGAGGGCCTGCCTGGAGGGCGCGGGGGCCGCAGGGCTGGCGGAGGTGCAGTCACCGGGACGGGACACAGGCGTGAGGGACACAGTGCTAAATGCCCGGCTGTTGCTGCTCTGTAGGATGGTGACCTTCAGGGAGCCCCCGGCACCCCACATCtacagcaggagcaggagcagagcTTCCACTATCTGGGTACCTAGGGCAAGCCGGCCCCAGGGCTAAACGCCTATGAGCATCGTCCCTAGAGTCTCA encodes:
- the Bbln gene encoding bublin coiled-coil protein — encoded protein: MSGPNGDLGMPVEAGAEGEEDGFGEAEYAAINSMLDQINSCLDHLEEKNDHLHARLQELLESNRQTRLEFQQQLGETPGDASL